The Vicinamibacterales bacterium sequence CGGCGAGCGCACGGTCGAAGGCCCGGCGCCCTCCGGCGTCGCCCGCCCCCGTTCCGGCCGCCGCGGTCCGGAGCCCCTCGAGGCGCTCGAGGCTCACGCGCATGGCGTGGGCGGCCTCGACCGACTGGTAGTTGTCGGCGAGAATGCGCTCGGCGACCTCGCCCAGGTCGCGAAGGCGCCAGGCGCTCCAGGCGCCGAGCGCCGCCAATGCCAGCACGAGGGACGCGAAGGCCGCGAGCAGCCGCACCCGGAGGGACACGGCCGCGCCGGTCGGCATCGCTGTCATGACCCCGGCTCCCCCAGCGGCACCACCTGCACTGCCGCATCCGGTACCGCGCTGAGGAAGCGATCCAGGGTCGACCCCCGCCACACGACCTCCCACCGCGACCGCGCCGTCTGCCCGAAGATCACGTGCGTCACGCCTTCGCGCTGCGCGAACGCGATCAGGCCGTCGGCCGGGCGATCGGCGTGGACGCGCACGACGGTCGCGCCCAGGCTCTCGGCCAGCCGAATGTTCCCGGCCAGGGCCTCGGCGTCCTGCGGGCGGATGCGCTCGGGCGTTTCGCGCGGCGTCTCGACGTAGACCGCGTACCACTTCGAGCCGAGGCGGCCGGCGATCCGCGCGCCGGTGCGTATCACCCGCGGCGCGAGCGCGTTGGAGCTCATGCAGACCATCACGCGCTCCGGAATCAGCGCCGGCTCGAGCCCCTCGCGCGCCCGATAGCTCGCCGCCTTCTCGCCCACCTCGTCGGCCACGGCCCGCAGCGCCAGTTCGCGCAGCGTCGACAGGTTGCCCTTGCGGAAGAAGTTCGACAGCGCCTGCTCGACCTTCTCGGGCTTGTAGACCTTGCCCTC is a genomic window containing:
- a CDS encoding universal stress protein, whose product is MTGDSRPSADALLERIRSQDRARLRVYIGAAPGVGKTYAMLREARALRARGLDVVAGLVETYGRAETEAQLGDLEVVPRRKVAYRGVVLEEMDVDAILARRPQVCVVDELAHSNVPGSRHEKRYQDVLTLLDAGIHVMTAVNIQHLETLNDAVARVTGVRVRETVPDTFLDRADEVINVDVTVEELRNRLREGKVYKPEKVEQALSNFFRKGNLSTLRELALRAVADEVGEKAASYRAREGLEPALIPERVMVCMSSNALAPRVIRTGARIAGRLGSKWYAVYVETPRETPERIRPQDAEALAGNIRLAESLGATVVRVHADRPADGLIAFAQREGVTHVIFGQTARSRWEVVWRGSTLDRFLSAVPDAAVQVVPLGEPGS